The region CTCGGTCAGCCGCTCGGGCGTGTCGTGCTCTGGATCGACCGTGATGCTCACCAACTGCACGTCGGTGTCGGCCGTCTCTTTTTGCAACTGCGCCATCGCCTGATTGAGCTTGAGGCACACGCCGGGGCAGTTGGAAAAGAAGAACCCGGCCACCCACACCTTGCCCGCCAGATCGTCGCTGGTGATGGTGCGGCCGCTGCGCTCGGTGAGCGAAAAATCGACCACGCGGCGCTCGGCGGTCGCGGCGGCGGCCGCCGCCTGCTGGCGGGGCGAACGGTGCTGATACTGCCGCACCCCCATCAACCCCGCCAACAACAGCAGCACCAATCCCCAAAATGCCAGCATTCCCGATCGCATTAGCCATCGCTCCCGGCGCGCTTGCCCGCGCCCACTTAGGCCAACTCGGCCTTGGTCGGGCGGGTGGTGACCCACACGGCGGCGCCAAAAAACAGCGCGGCCGCCAATAGTGTCATCGTCCAAGAGACCGCCATGTTTGGCAAGCCGGGCGCCAGCGGCGGATTTTCGGTCCCCCAATACAGCAAGCGCCGCAAGCCCGCCACGCCGTACGTCAGCGGATTCAGCCGCACGATCCAGGCAAGCCAGGTCGACTCTGCCGGAAAGAACGCCCCCGACAACAGCCACATCGGAAACAGCAGCAAGCTCATCACGGCGTGATAGCCCTGCGTCGAATCGGTCCGCCAGGCAAACACAAAGCCCAGCGCGGTCAGCTCCAGCGCAATCAAAAACAAAAACAACACCGCCAGCAAAAAGCCGATCGGCGCCGGCCGCACGCCAATCACCCAGCCCAGCGCCAAAAACAACACCCCCTCGAACAGCGCGATCAACGCCCCGCCCCCCACCTTGCCCAGCACCATCGACCAGCGCGGCGCCGGCGACACCAGCACCCCCTGCAAAAAACCTTCCTTGCGGTCTTCGATCACGCTGATCGTGGTGAAGATCGCCGTGAACAGCACGATCAAGGCCACCGTGCCCGGAAAGAAAAACTGCCCGTAACTCACCCCTTCGGCGCCCGGCGCGCGAAAGCTCGGTCCCAAACCCACGGCAAAGAAGATCCAAAACAAGATCGGTTGTCCCAGCGCGCCAAACACGCGGTTCGGCTGCCGAAAGAATCGCACCAACTCGCGCCGCGCCAGGCTTTGCGCCGCCAGCCAGCCGCTTGGCGCCGCGGTCGCTTCCTCCGCCATGCTCTCGGGCGTCGTGTCGCGCTTCATGCCGCCTCCTCGCGCTCGCCCCAAAACCGCCGCCCCGTCTTGCGAATGAACACGTCCTCCAAGGTCGGCTGACTCAACGTGATCGATCGCACGCGCCCCGGAAACGCCTCAACCAGCCGCGCAATCCAGGCGTGACCTTCGGGCAACTCCAATCGCACCGCGCCATCGACCACCTGCGCGCTCAGTTCAAACCGCTCGCCAATCTGC is a window of Pirellulales bacterium DNA encoding:
- a CDS encoding ABC transporter permease; protein product: MAEEATAAPSGWLAAQSLARRELVRFFRQPNRVFGALGQPILFWIFFAVGLGPSFRAPGAEGVSYGQFFFPGTVALIVLFTAIFTTISVIEDRKEGFLQGVLVSPAPRWSMVLGKVGGGALIALFEGVLFLALGWVIGVRPAPIGFLLAVLFLFLIALELTALGFVFAWRTDSTQGYHAVMSLLLFPMWLLSGAFFPAESTWLAWIVRLNPLTYGVAGLRRLLYWGTENPPLAPGLPNMAVSWTMTLLAAALFFGAAVWVTTRPTKAELA
- a CDS encoding SCO family protein encodes the protein MRSGMLAFWGLVLLLLAGLMGVRQYQHRSPRQQAAAAAATAERRVVDFSLTERSGRTITSDDLAGKVWVAGFFFSNCPGVCLKLNQAMAQLQKETADTDVQLVSITVDPEHDTPERLTEYAVRFNADPDRWWFLTGPMPEIQRLAEESFAVSAMPGTHSERLMIIDRTGRVRASFRGSEEAQIVELKHKLADIVKEST